The Dama dama isolate Ldn47 chromosome 23, ASM3311817v1, whole genome shotgun sequence genome contains a region encoding:
- the SDCBP2 gene encoding syntenin-2 isoform X2 has protein sequence MGKRELPASSQEVQQSLPQTPEGASAAVSGPSPGQVVAPVSGNSLGALRAEIKPGVREIHLCKDERGKTGLRLQAIDKGLFVQLVQANTPASLVGLRFGDQILQIDGCDCAGWSTDKAHQVVKKASAEKIVIVVRDRPFQRTITMHKDSTGHVGFVIKKGKIISLVKGSSAARNGLLTNHYVCEVNGQNVIGLKDKEVTEILATAGNVITLTIIPTAIYEHMVRKLSPTLLHHTMDHSIPDV, from the exons GCAGCGGTCTCGGGCCCCTCGCCGGGCCAGGTGGTGGCGCCGGTGTCCGGGAACAGCCTAGGCGCACTGCGTGCGGAGATCAAGCCTGGGGTGCGTGAGATCCACCTATGCAAGGACGAGCGTGGCAAGACGGGGCTGCGGCTGCAGGCCATCGACAAG gggctcttcgTGCAGCTGGTCCAGGCCAACACCCCTGCGTCCTTGGTGGGGCTGCGCTTTGGGGACCAGATTCTGCAGATTGATGGATGCGACTGTGCTGGGTGGAGCACGGACAAAGCCCACCAGGTGGTGAAGAAGGCATCGGCCGAGAAGATCGTCATAGTCGTTCGGGACAG GCCGTTCCAGCGGACCATCACCATGCACAAGGACAGCACAGGCCATGTCGGCTTCGTCATCAAGAAGGGGAAGATCATCTCTTTGGTCAAAGGGAGTTCTGCAGCCCGTAATGGGCTCCTCACCAACCACTATGTGTGTGAGGTGAATGGGCAAAATGTCATCGGGCTGAAG GACAAAGAAGTCACAGAGATTCTGGCCACCGCCGGGAATGTCATCACCCTGACCATCATCCCCACCGCCATCTACGAGCACATGGTCAGAAA GTTGTCCCCGACCCTGCTCCACCACACCATGGACCACTCCATCCCTGACGTCTGA
- the SNPH gene encoding syntaphilin isoform X3: protein MAMSLPGSRRASGGSRRRTSPPVSVRDAYGTSSLSSSSNSGSCKGSDSSPTPRRSMKYTLCSDNHGIKPPTPEQYLTPLQQKEVCIRHLKARLKDTQDRLQDRDTEIDDLKTQLSRMQEDWIEEECHRVEAQLALKEARKEIKQLKQVIDTVKNNLIDKDKGLQKYFVDINIQNKKLETLLHSMEVAQNGLAKEDGAAESAGGSPARSLTRSSTYTKLSDPAVCGDRPPGDHPGTSAEDGVDSGFVANDDTLSRTEALEASSLLSSGVDCGPEEPSSLHSSFSLGPRFPASNTYEKLLCGTEAGVQASCMQERAIQTDFMPSQPDLDTILEKVTQAQVCGMVPESGDRRPEPDPHPPGPRDPNSAVVVTVGDELEAPEPIIWGPTPHRPGAHPNLSPSVSVACPVEEEEEAATAEKEPKSYWSRHYIVDLLAVVVPAVPTVAWLCRSQRRQGQPIYNISSLLRGCCTVALHSIRRISCRSLSHQGPSAAGTTAGGSSQL, encoded by the exons CTCCTGCAAGGGCAGTGACAGCAGCCCCACGCCCAG GCGCTCCATGAAGTACACGCTGTGCAGTGACAACCATGGCATCAAGCCCCCCACCCCGGAGCAGTACTTGACGCCCCTGCAGCAGAAGGAGGTGTGCATCCGGCACCTGAAGGCCCGGCTTAAGGACACGCAGGACCGGCTCCAGGACCG GGACACAGAGATAGATGACCTGAAGACACAGCTGTCGCGCATGCAGGAGGACTGGATTGAAGAGGAGTGTCACCGTGTGGAGGCCCAGCTGGCCCTGAAGGAGGCccgcaaggagatcaagcagCTCAAGCAGGTCATCGACACCGTCAAGAACAACCTGATCGACAAGGACAAGGGGCTGCAGAAGTACTTTGTGGACATCAACATCCAGAACAAGAAGCTGGAGACGCTATTGCACAGCATGGAAGTGGCCCAGAACGGCTTGGCCAAGGAGGACGGCGCAGCTGAGTCGGCTGGTGGCTCCCCGGCCCGCTCTCTCACCCGCAGCTCCACCTACACCAAGCTGAGCGACCCCGCTGTCTGCGGCGACCGCCCGCCCGGGGACCACCCTGGCACCTCGGCCGAGGATGGGGTCGACAGCGGCTTCGTGGCCAACGATGACACCCTGAGCCGGACGGAGGCGTTGGAGGCCAGCAGCCTGCTGTCGTCAGGGGTGGACTGCGGCCCCGAGGAGCCCTCATCTCTACACAGCTCCTTCAGCCTGGGGCCCCGCTTCCCCGCCAGCAACACCTACGAGAAGCTGCTGTGTGGCACGGAGGCCGGCGTGCAGGCCAGCTGCATGCAGGAGCGCGCCATCCAGACGGACTTCATGCCATCCCAGCCTGACCTGGACACCATCCTGGAGAAAGTGACCCAGGCCCAGGTCTGCGGGATGGTCCCCGAGTCAGGGGACAGGCGCCCAGAGCCGGATCCCCACCCCCCGGGGCCCAGAGACCCCAACTCTGCAGTGGTGGTGACGGTGGGGGACGAGCTGGAGGCCCCGGAGCCCATCATCTGGGGGCCCACCCCACACCGCCCTGGTGCCCACCCAAACCTCAGCCCGTCAGTGAGTGTGGCGTGCCCtgtggaagaggaggaggaggcagccacGGCCGAGAAGGAGCCCAAGAGCTACTGGAGCCGCCACTATATCGTGGATCTGCTGGCCGTGGTGGTGCCCGCCGTGCCCACGGTGGCCTGGCTCTGCCGCTCCCAGCGGCGCCAGGGCCAGCCCATTTACAACATCAGCTCCCTGCTGCGGGGCTGCTGCACCGTGGCCTTGCACTCCATCCGCAGGATCAGCTGCCGCTCGCTAAGCCATCAGGGCCCGAGTGCTGCTGGCACAACCGCCGGAGGCAGCTCCCAGCTCTGA